The Sulfurospirillum halorespirans DSM 13726 genome has a window encoding:
- a CDS encoding AzlC family ABC transporter permease: MNFLAILKLTIPVMMGYIPLGMAFGLLLSKLLIPWYYAFFMSAFIFAGSGQFLVLTLFASQATILEIGIATFLLNLRHTFYGLSMISTFKHFSWKKHYLIFGLTDETFALLKTTEVPEGNRERAYLLITFLNQCYWIVGSVMGAMLGNILPFNYEGIEFSLTALFVVLSIELYKKNRLHKPFFVALIIGLFGMVLFPPQKMLILSLCAAAFVLIVFKRSMENGK; this comes from the coding sequence ATGAATTTTTTGGCTATTTTGAAACTTACGATTCCTGTTATGATGGGCTACATTCCCCTTGGCATGGCGTTTGGTCTGCTGCTTTCAAAGCTTCTTATTCCGTGGTATTATGCTTTTTTTATGAGTGCTTTTATCTTTGCAGGTTCGGGTCAGTTTTTAGTGCTCACTCTTTTTGCCTCACAAGCAACGATTTTGGAAATTGGCATCGCCACCTTCTTGCTCAACCTTCGCCACACCTTTTACGGGCTTTCGATGATTTCAACCTTTAAACATTTTTCATGGAAGAAGCATTACCTCATTTTTGGACTGACCGATGAGACGTTTGCGCTGTTAAAAACCACGGAAGTGCCTGAAGGCAACCGTGAGAGAGCGTACCTGCTGATTACCTTTTTAAATCAATGTTATTGGATTGTAGGCAGTGTGATGGGCGCGATGCTGGGTAACATTTTGCCATTTAATTACGAGGGCATTGAGTTCTCTTTAACGGCTCTGTTTGTGGTACTTTCCATTGAGCTGTATAAGAAAAACAGACTGCATAAGCCCTTTTTTGTGGCACTGATTATCGGGTTGTTTGGCATGGTGCTGTTTCCACCGCAAAAGATGCTGATTTTATCGCTGTGTGCGGCGGCATTTGTGTTGATCGTTTTTAAGAGGAGTATGGAAAATGGAAAGTAG
- the flgG gene encoding flagellar basal-body rod protein FlgG — translation MIRSLYTAATGMIAQQTQIDTTTNNISNVNTIGYKKQRAEFADLMYQTMTYAGTSTSGTSSSPTGIEIGLGVRPTAIAKQFTQGNFKETGNSLDMAITGNGFFQIELPDGTTGYTRNGSFKLDGDGNIVNSDGYQLIPNIVIPEDATEVNISVDGIVSVLQSGQTATTEIGQIELANFINPAGLHSLGDNNYINTTASGDPILDTPGLNGLGQVRQQFVEMSNVELVDEMTDLIIGQRAYEANSKAITTSDEMLQTVNALKS, via the coding sequence ATGATACGATCACTTTACACAGCAGCAACGGGTATGATCGCGCAACAAACGCAGATCGATACCACCACAAACAATATTTCAAACGTAAATACCATTGGCTATAAAAAACAGCGCGCTGAGTTTGCAGACTTGATGTACCAAACCATGACCTACGCAGGAACATCCACCAGTGGAACATCGTCTTCACCTACGGGAATCGAAATCGGTCTGGGTGTTCGCCCAACAGCGATTGCAAAGCAGTTCACACAAGGTAACTTTAAAGAGACCGGTAACTCGTTGGATATGGCAATTACGGGAAATGGTTTTTTTCAAATCGAGCTTCCTGATGGCACGACAGGTTATACGCGAAATGGTTCGTTTAAACTTGATGGAGATGGCAATATCGTCAACAGCGATGGGTATCAACTTATCCCAAATATCGTTATTCCTGAGGATGCAACAGAGGTTAACATCAGCGTTGATGGTATTGTCTCGGTTTTACAATCGGGTCAAACTGCAACGACAGAGATTGGTCAGATCGAGCTTGCCAACTTTATCAACCCCGCAGGTCTTCACTCTTTGGGCGATAACAATTATATCAACACCACCGCTTCAGGCGATCCTATCTTGGATACTCCCGGCTTAAATGGTCTTGGACAAGTGAGACAACAATTTGTTGAGATGAGTAACGTCGAACTTGTCGATGAGATGACCGATCTTATCATCGGGCAAAGGGCGTATGAGGCGAACTCAAAAGCCATTACGACCAGTGATGAGATGCTTCAAACCGTCAACGCACTCAAATCATAA
- a CDS encoding flagellar hook-basal body protein → MQSSYYSVTGAMVTQFNKLDLISNNLANLNTTAFKRDDVVVGDFKRIFQEYKDEMPIKDNTKEASKFMNAVGVRVPQVVEEYVKYQQGGIKRTGNALDLALKREDAFFMVETPNGIRLTQNGAFTLNSEGVLTTKEGYPVLPATYFQNQQYITIPDDGEFRVDKAGGVYNREDQIGNLMIVQSDDIKSLLKEGASFYTFKSTDELTQLEDGNLIEQGFLETSNINPVTEMVGLIETNRMVEIYQKVMKSHMNDLNSEAISKLASTKA, encoded by the coding sequence ATGCAAAGTAGCTACTACAGCGTTACCGGAGCGATGGTCACTCAGTTTAATAAACTCGACCTCATCTCCAATAACCTTGCCAATTTAAATACCACCGCCTTCAAAAGAGACGATGTCGTTGTCGGAGATTTTAAACGTATTTTTCAAGAATACAAAGATGAGATGCCGATTAAAGACAACACCAAAGAGGCGAGTAAGTTTATGAATGCCGTGGGTGTCAGAGTGCCTCAAGTGGTTGAAGAGTATGTGAAGTACCAACAAGGTGGCATTAAACGAACAGGAAATGCGTTGGATCTTGCACTGAAACGTGAAGATGCTTTTTTTATGGTGGAAACCCCTAATGGTATTCGCTTGACCCAAAATGGCGCGTTTACGCTCAATTCTGAGGGCGTTTTAACGACAAAAGAGGGCTATCCTGTTTTACCAGCGACCTATTTTCAAAATCAGCAGTACATCACCATTCCTGATGATGGAGAATTTAGAGTCGATAAAGCGGGTGGCGTTTACAACAGAGAAGATCAAATAGGCAATCTCATGATCGTGCAAAGTGATGACATTAAATCATTGCTCAAAGAAGGTGCAAGTTTTTATACCTTTAAAAGTACCGATGAGTTAACGCAACTGGAAGATGGAAATCTGATAGAACAAGGTTTTTTAGAGACCAGCAATATCAATCCTGTGACGGAAATGGTTGGGCTCATTGAGACCAATCGTATGGTGGAAATATACCAAAAAGTGATGAAATCGCACATGAACGATCTCAACTCAGAAGCCATCTCAAAACTTGCCTCGACCAAAGCATAA
- the rpoD gene encoding RNA polymerase sigma factor RpoD, producing the protein MASKELYTALEELFAENEKAYVTYENVMDLFVKPPTPANVKKLMSLLEKYKVTLISSAEIAKMRNKEEARRREEERQKIKDDALEEEFDLASEKELLEWSRSDSPVRMYLREMGQISLLTKDEEIDISKKIEFGEDIIIDAFCSVPYLIDFILDYKEALINRERRVKELFKTFEDDSDDGDDEEEFDEEEGEEGEEKKTFSKKDNTRTEKVIESFKSLEKAKKDWLKSLTRPPEENLDDAEEMMNYDLGLAYKKKLLKDALMDLGPTSKLINELVKSMETALKSDFEFDKELKRLEYRLPLFNDTLRENHVKLLTNIVDLTKEDITTMVPEATMVSTYMEIKKLFQTKEASKQGFDLDPEKLKEVLEQIKRGKKIADESKTRMAKSNLRLVVSIAKRYTNRGLPFLDLIQEGNIGLMKAVDKFEYKKGYKFSTYATWWIRQAISRAIADQARTIRIPIHMIETINRINKIIRKHLQEEGKEPDIETIALEVGLSADKVKNVIKITKEPISLEAPIGNEDDGKFGDFVEDKSSIAPIDHILKSDLKDQIDEVLDQLNDREKAVIRMRFGLMHDESDRTLEEIGKELNVTRERVRQIESSAIKKLKHPKVGRKLKNYIES; encoded by the coding sequence ATGGCTTCAAAAGAACTCTATACCGCATTAGAAGAACTTTTTGCAGAAAACGAAAAAGCATACGTCACTTACGAAAATGTCATGGATCTTTTTGTAAAGCCACCTACCCCTGCAAACGTCAAAAAACTGATGAGCCTTTTAGAAAAATACAAAGTTACCCTCATCTCTTCAGCTGAAATTGCCAAAATGCGCAATAAAGAAGAGGCGCGAAGACGCGAAGAAGAGCGCCAAAAAATCAAAGACGACGCCTTAGAGGAAGAGTTTGATCTTGCGAGCGAAAAAGAGCTTTTAGAGTGGTCACGCAGTGATAGCCCTGTTAGAATGTATCTTCGTGAAATGGGACAAATCTCACTTTTAACCAAAGATGAAGAGATCGACATCAGCAAAAAAATCGAATTTGGTGAAGACATCATCATCGATGCGTTCTGTTCCGTTCCGTATCTTATCGACTTTATTCTAGACTACAAAGAAGCGCTCATTAACCGCGAGCGTCGTGTCAAAGAGCTTTTTAAAACCTTTGAAGATGACAGCGACGATGGCGATGATGAAGAAGAGTTTGACGAAGAAGAAGGTGAAGAAGGTGAAGAAAAAAAAACTTTCTCTAAAAAAGACAACACGAGAACTGAAAAAGTTATCGAAAGCTTTAAATCACTTGAAAAAGCGAAAAAAGATTGGCTCAAAAGTCTCACCAGACCACCTGAAGAGAACTTGGATGATGCTGAAGAAATGATGAACTACGATCTTGGGTTGGCGTACAAAAAGAAACTGCTTAAAGACGCACTCATGGATCTTGGACCTACCAGTAAGTTGATTAACGAGCTTGTAAAATCGATGGAAACAGCACTTAAAAGTGACTTTGAGTTCGATAAAGAACTTAAACGTTTAGAGTACCGTTTACCCCTTTTTAACGACACTCTTAGAGAAAATCACGTTAAACTTTTAACCAACATTGTTGATCTTACCAAAGAAGACATCACGACCATGGTTCCTGAAGCGACGATGGTTTCGACCTACATGGAGATCAAAAAGCTTTTCCAAACGAAAGAAGCCAGCAAACAAGGGTTTGATCTTGATCCTGAGAAACTCAAAGAGGTTTTAGAGCAGATCAAACGGGGTAAAAAAATTGCCGATGAGTCTAAAACGCGTATGGCAAAAAGTAACCTTCGTCTGGTGGTTTCCATCGCAAAACGTTACACCAACAGAGGCTTGCCATTTTTGGATTTGATTCAAGAAGGCAACATCGGTTTGATGAAAGCGGTCGATAAATTTGAGTACAAAAAAGGGTACAAATTTTCAACCTACGCGACATGGTGGATCAGACAAGCCATTTCACGTGCCATTGCCGACCAAGCGCGTACGATTCGTATTCCGATCCACATGATCGAGACGATTAATCGTATCAATAAGATCATTCGTAAACACCTTCAAGAAGAAGGCAAAGAGCCTGACATCGAGACCATTGCATTGGAAGTGGGTTTGAGTGCCGATAAAGTCAAAAACGTCATTAAAATCACCAAAGAGCCCATTTCGTTGGAAGCGCCTATTGGTAACGAAGACGATGGTAAATTTGGCGATTTCGTTGAAGATAAAAGCTCTATCGCCCCAATCGACCACATCTTAAAATCGGATCTAAAAGACCAAATTGATGAAGTGCTGGATCAACTCAATGATCGTGAGAAAGCCGTCATTCGTATGCGTTTTGGTTTGATGCACGATGAGAGCGACCGTACGCTTGAAGAGATCGGTAAAGAACTTAATGTGACGCGTGAGCGTGTCCGTCAGATCGAGAGTTCTGCGATTAAAAAGCTCAAACATCCAAAAGTTGGACGTAAACTTAAAAACTATATCGAGAGCTAG
- a CDS encoding winged helix-turn-helix transcriptional regulator: MEQKMEKFSDKYEKCPMYYAMSILEGKWKWIILWKISESKVIRYNRLKEMLQPIAHKTLSQQLKELESHNIIHREQYNQVPPKVEYSLTPEGETLIPILSLMYQWGKEHMNPAEALDGGACLSS; this comes from the coding sequence ATGGAGCAAAAAATGGAAAAATTCAGCGATAAATACGAAAAATGTCCTATGTATTATGCGATGTCAATTCTTGAGGGAAAGTGGAAGTGGATTATTTTGTGGAAGATATCAGAATCCAAAGTCATACGCTACAATCGTTTAAAAGAGATGCTACAGCCCATCGCGCACAAAACGTTGAGTCAACAGCTCAAAGAGCTTGAGAGCCATAATATCATTCACAGAGAGCAGTACAACCAAGTGCCGCCCAAAGTAGAATACTCGCTCACTCCAGAGGGCGAAACGCTGATACCGATTTTAAGTTTGATGTATCAGTGGGGAAAAGAGCACATGAATCCAGCTGAAGCGCTTGATGGAGGAGCATGTTTAAGCTCTTAA
- a CDS encoding NIPSNAP family protein, translated as MIYELTTMHLHLWGTQKAVEGILNYKNTSHSNGRLLGCWKIEIGSIGPDSLLVLREFDNAGDILAEREKFLFDNNPFGIGDVLKEFKVESFMPFPFMPPIKIGQLGPIYEFREYQLAVGGIKKSIDAWEKDLPARQKISPVIIAMYALEGPARIMHIIAYESFEFRLNVRQELYQKGIWPPKGAAEEIIKATNMIALPTSVSQLT; from the coding sequence ATGATTTATGAACTAACAACGATGCATTTGCATCTTTGGGGAACACAAAAAGCTGTGGAAGGTATTTTAAACTATAAAAATACATCACACAGTAATGGGAGATTACTAGGATGTTGGAAAATTGAAATTGGTTCTATTGGGCCTGATTCTTTGCTTGTATTACGAGAGTTTGATAATGCAGGAGATATATTGGCTGAAAGGGAAAAATTCTTATTCGATAATAATCCTTTCGGTATAGGCGATGTGTTAAAAGAATTTAAAGTGGAATCCTTTATGCCATTTCCTTTTATGCCTCCGATAAAAATTGGTCAATTAGGACCAATATACGAATTCAGAGAGTATCAACTTGCGGTAGGTGGTATTAAAAAAAGCATAGATGCATGGGAAAAAGATTTGCCAGCACGGCAAAAAATCTCGCCTGTCATTATAGCCATGTACGCCTTGGAAGGACCGGCTCGTATAATGCATATCATCGCGTATGAAAGTTTTGAATTCCGACTTAACGTGAGACAAGAATTATATCAGAAAGGAATTTGGCCACCAAAGGGAGCAGCTGAGGAGATTATAAAGGCTACAAATATGATAGCGTTGCCAACGTCCGTTTCACAGTTAACGTAA
- a CDS encoding flavodoxin family protein: MKVVAINGSPRKNANTATLLKNALEGAAKQGAQTELIHLYDLNYQGCVSCFACKLKSGKSYGKCAHKDELKPLLEKLREADAILLGSPIYFGNITGMMRSFIERLAFQYTLYDVNYSSLFSRKIPIGLMYTMNLDEKRMREWGYVEALSGLEKRLGSIFGSSEALYVTDTYQFKDYSKYEVTAFSEPHKAQRRKDVFPKDCEKAFDMGVRFATQGVSSTFCSKMAPH; the protein is encoded by the coding sequence ATGAAAGTTGTAGCCATCAATGGAAGTCCACGCAAAAATGCCAATACCGCAACCCTGCTTAAAAATGCCCTTGAAGGAGCAGCAAAACAAGGGGCACAAACCGAGCTAATACACCTTTATGACCTCAACTATCAAGGCTGTGTGAGCTGCTTCGCCTGTAAACTCAAAAGCGGAAAATCCTATGGAAAATGCGCGCACAAAGATGAGCTCAAACCCCTTCTTGAAAAACTACGAGAAGCAGATGCCATTCTCTTAGGCTCACCCATTTACTTTGGTAATATCACCGGCATGATGCGCTCTTTTATTGAGCGTTTGGCATTTCAATACACTCTTTACGATGTCAATTACTCCTCTTTATTCTCCAGAAAAATACCCATAGGGTTGATGTACACGATGAATTTAGATGAAAAACGAATGCGAGAATGGGGTTATGTTGAAGCGCTTAGTGGTCTTGAAAAAAGACTTGGCAGTATTTTTGGCTCTTCTGAAGCGCTTTATGTCACCGACACCTATCAGTTTAAAGACTACTCCAAATACGAAGTAACCGCCTTTAGCGAACCGCACAAAGCCCAAAGGCGCAAAGATGTGTTTCCCAAAGATTGCGAAAAAGCGTTTGATATGGGAGTTCGCTTTGCCACGCAAGGTGTTTCATCCACGTTTTGCAGTAAAATGGCTCCGCATTAG
- a CDS encoding SapC family protein, with translation MALHIINQPQDQTKAVNDALGYPNLETMISVPLGIGEFYEACKDYPILFTKNKEGDWLAIALLGFNDKNVYLDETHRFKKGKYLPAFLRRYPFILVQNEGKEGFSLGIEEEALEALNASNQPRALFKEDKTPSDLTKNTLDFLIRFQGELQACNAFIKELETWELLVEKSATVLDEEGKTHTINGFFTLNEEKLNHLSEKKKLDICKKGATPFMTAHLISLSNIRRLGL, from the coding sequence ATGGCATTGCATATTATCAACCAACCGCAAGATCAAACCAAAGCTGTCAATGACGCCCTTGGCTATCCAAACTTAGAGACGATGATAAGCGTTCCTTTGGGCATTGGAGAGTTTTACGAAGCGTGCAAGGACTATCCGATTTTATTTACGAAAAATAAAGAAGGGGATTGGCTTGCCATCGCGTTACTTGGTTTTAACGATAAAAACGTCTATTTAGATGAGACGCATCGTTTTAAAAAAGGCAAATATCTTCCTGCATTTTTGAGACGTTATCCGTTTATTTTGGTTCAAAATGAGGGAAAAGAGGGCTTTTCTTTAGGTATTGAAGAAGAGGCTTTGGAAGCATTAAATGCCTCAAATCAACCAAGAGCGCTTTTTAAAGAGGACAAAACACCCAGTGATCTAACCAAAAACACGTTGGATTTTCTCATTCGTTTCCAAGGCGAATTGCAAGCGTGCAACGCTTTCATTAAAGAGTTAGAGACATGGGAGCTTTTGGTGGAAAAAAGTGCCACTGTTCTGGATGAAGAGGGTAAAACACATACCATCAATGGCTTTTTTACGCTCAATGAAGAAAAACTGAACCACCTAAGTGAGAAGAAAAAACTCGACATTTGCAAAAAAGGAGCGACCCCTTTTATGACAGCACATCTGATCTCGCTGAGCAATATCAGACGGCTGGGGTTGTAG
- the acs gene encoding acetate--CoA ligase, with the protein MSQLFEPSRALSKEARIKNMCEYKELCIQADEDFEGYWDKLAREKIEWFKPYDRVLNEDNAPFYKWFEGGKLNVTHQCLGRHLKTRKNKAAIIWEGEDGKRRIITYLQLFYRVNRLANLMRNKFGIKKGDRVVLYMPMIPEAAFAMLACAKIGAIHSVVFGGFSAEALRDRIQDAEAKLVITADGAFRRGKPYMLKPVVDEALSVGCESCEKVLIVQRNFEDIEYVPGRDYVYNEIIMNESQYCDPEWMDSEDPLFLLYTSGSTGKPKGVQHGSAGYILWAQYTMEHVFDVKENDTFWCTADVGWITGHTYIVYGPLAMGATTIMYEGVPTFPDVGRWWSMIEEHRVNQFYTAPTAIRLLHKEGADAPSKYDLSSLKVLGTVGEPINPDAWMWYYEQIGRGNCPIVDTWWQTETGGHMITPLPGATPIKPGSATFPLPGIKAEIIDEHGNPTPKGEKGFLCITKPWPSMIRNIWGDSDRFVKSYFGDCKKDGKPVYFSGDGAMYDDDGYIVITGRTDDVINVSGHRIGTAEIEAVLAHHENVAEVAVVGRPDPIKGEGIFAYIVIKGEDSLSEEVYMIQELNKLIVKEIGNIAKLDAIRFVPGLPKTRSGKIMRRILRSIAKKEPITQDISTLEDPSIVEKIQNLIEF; encoded by the coding sequence ATGTCACAACTTTTTGAACCAAGTAGAGCTTTAAGTAAAGAAGCCAGAATTAAAAATATGTGCGAATACAAAGAGCTCTGCATTCAAGCGGATGAGGATTTTGAAGGCTATTGGGATAAACTCGCACGCGAAAAAATCGAGTGGTTTAAACCCTATGATAGAGTCTTGAATGAGGATAACGCTCCATTTTACAAATGGTTCGAAGGTGGCAAATTAAACGTTACGCATCAGTGTTTAGGAAGACATCTAAAGACTCGCAAAAATAAAGCGGCGATTATTTGGGAGGGTGAGGATGGTAAGCGTCGCATTATCACCTATCTTCAACTTTTCTACCGTGTTAACCGCTTAGCGAACTTAATGCGCAATAAATTTGGCATCAAAAAAGGTGACCGTGTAGTGCTTTATATGCCAATGATTCCAGAAGCGGCTTTTGCAATGCTTGCATGTGCAAAAATTGGTGCGATTCACTCCGTTGTCTTTGGTGGATTCTCTGCTGAAGCATTACGTGATCGTATCCAAGATGCTGAGGCTAAGCTTGTCATTACTGCCGATGGTGCATTTCGTCGTGGTAAACCTTACATGTTAAAACCCGTTGTAGATGAAGCGCTGAGTGTCGGGTGTGAGAGTTGTGAAAAAGTACTGATCGTTCAGAGAAACTTTGAAGACATCGAATATGTTCCAGGACGTGACTATGTTTACAACGAGATCATCATGAACGAATCTCAGTATTGTGATCCTGAATGGATGGACTCAGAAGATCCATTGTTTCTCCTTTATACTTCAGGAAGTACTGGCAAACCAAAAGGTGTTCAACACGGAAGTGCTGGCTACATCCTTTGGGCACAATACACAATGGAACACGTTTTTGATGTGAAAGAAAATGATACGTTTTGGTGTACTGCGGACGTTGGCTGGATTACTGGGCATACGTACATCGTTTATGGACCACTCGCGATGGGTGCAACGACCATTATGTACGAAGGCGTTCCAACATTCCCCGATGTAGGCAGATGGTGGAGTATGATCGAAGAGCACCGTGTCAATCAGTTTTATACCGCTCCAACAGCGATTCGTTTGCTTCACAAGGAGGGTGCAGATGCTCCTTCAAAGTACGACCTAAGTTCTCTCAAAGTACTTGGAACCGTTGGTGAGCCGATCAATCCTGATGCGTGGATGTGGTACTATGAGCAAATTGGTAGAGGAAATTGTCCGATTGTGGATACATGGTGGCAAACAGAGACGGGTGGTCATATGATTACCCCACTTCCGGGTGCTACACCGATCAAACCTGGTTCGGCGACATTCCCACTTCCTGGCATTAAAGCCGAAATTATTGATGAGCACGGCAATCCAACACCCAAAGGTGAAAAAGGGTTCTTGTGTATCACGAAACCTTGGCCATCCATGATCCGCAATATCTGGGGTGATAGTGATCGTTTTGTGAAGTCGTATTTTGGCGACTGTAAAAAAGATGGCAAACCGGTTTACTTCTCGGGTGATGGCGCGATGTACGATGATGATGGTTACATTGTCATTACAGGGCGCACCGACGATGTTATCAACGTTTCAGGTCATAGAATTGGTACGGCTGAGATCGAAGCGGTTCTTGCTCACCATGAAAACGTTGCTGAAGTGGCTGTTGTCGGTCGTCCTGATCCGATCAAAGGCGAGGGAATTTTTGCCTATATTGTCATTAAGGGCGAAGATAGCTTAAGTGAAGAGGTGTATATGATCCAAGAGCTTAACAAGCTGATTGTTAAGGAAATTGGAAATATTGCCAAACTCGACGCGATCCGTTTCGTTCCGGGGCTTCCAAAAACCAGAAGCGGTAAGATCATGCGAAGAATTCTTCGCTCGATTGCGAAAAAAGAGCCGATTACCCAAGATATCTCCACGCTTGAAGATCCAAGCATCGTTGAGAAAATTCAAAATCTCATCGAATTTTAG
- a CDS encoding cation acetate symporter, whose amino-acid sequence MKWGLLLLTLSNFAFAADAQFSGKRDLNVSAIIMFVLFVLATLGITYWAAKRTKTAKDFYTAGGGITGFQNGLAIAGDYMSAASFLGISGLVYLKGFDGLIYSIGFLVGWPIILFLVAEQLRNLGKYTFSDVASYRLQQTPIRVLAALGSLATVALYLIAQMVGAGQLIQILFGLDYEYAVIMVGILMILYVTFGGMLATTWVQIIKAVLLLSGASFMAIMIMYKVGFSFETLFSQAVAAKKTIAIMAPGGLVSDPISAISLGIALMFGTAGLPHILMRFFTVSDAKEARKSVFFATGFIGYFYILTFIIGFGAIVLLTNDPTYLDPVKGGIIGGGNMSAIHTAHAIGGNLFLGFISAVAFATILAVVSGLTLAGASAVSHDLYANVFARGRVDEMTEMRVSKYSTIALGIVAIILGIAFEKQNIAFMVGLAFAIAASANFPILFLSMFWRKLTTRGAVYGGSLGLFTAIVLVILSKAVWVDVLGNKTAIYAYGNPALFSMTVAFFGIWIISLMDNSESAAKEIAAFDHQYIRSQTGIGAEGSSSH is encoded by the coding sequence ATGAAATGGGGCTTACTCCTCTTAACCTTAAGCAATTTCGCTTTTGCAGCGGATGCTCAATTTAGCGGCAAGCGTGACTTAAACGTTTCAGCGATTATTATGTTTGTTCTCTTTGTTCTTGCAACCCTTGGTATTACTTACTGGGCGGCTAAAAGAACCAAAACGGCTAAAGATTTTTACACCGCAGGTGGAGGAATTACGGGTTTTCAAAACGGTCTTGCCATTGCAGGTGATTACATGTCTGCGGCATCCTTTTTAGGAATTTCGGGGCTTGTTTACCTCAAAGGGTTTGATGGTTTGATCTATTCTATCGGCTTCTTAGTCGGTTGGCCGATCATCCTTTTCTTGGTGGCAGAACAGCTTCGAAACTTAGGTAAATATACCTTTAGTGATGTTGCATCGTACCGATTACAACAAACACCGATTCGTGTTCTTGCCGCTCTTGGCTCATTGGCAACCGTAGCGCTTTATTTGATCGCTCAAATGGTTGGTGCGGGTCAACTTATTCAGATCTTATTTGGACTTGATTATGAGTACGCGGTCATTATGGTCGGTATTTTGATGATCTTATATGTTACGTTTGGTGGCATGTTGGCAACAACATGGGTTCAGATCATCAAAGCGGTTTTACTTCTCTCTGGTGCATCGTTCATGGCGATCATGATCATGTACAAAGTGGGCTTTAGCTTTGAAACACTTTTCTCCCAAGCGGTAGCGGCGAAGAAAACGATTGCGATTATGGCACCAGGTGGCTTAGTCAGTGACCCCATTTCAGCGATCAGCTTAGGCATTGCCTTGATGTTTGGAACCGCAGGTCTTCCACACATCTTGATGCGTTTCTTCACCGTGAGTGATGCTAAAGAGGCTCGAAAATCTGTCTTTTTTGCCACTGGATTTATAGGTTATTTTTATATTTTAACCTTCATCATAGGTTTTGGTGCTATCGTATTACTTACAAATGATCCAACCTATCTTGACCCAGTCAAAGGTGGCATCATCGGTGGTGGTAACATGTCAGCGATTCACACCGCACATGCGATTGGTGGAAATCTCTTCCTAGGATTTATCTCAGCGGTTGCTTTTGCAACGATTTTAGCGGTTGTTTCAGGTCTTACACTTGCAGGTGCAAGTGCGGTCAGTCATGATCTTTATGCAAACGTATTTGCCAGAGGTCGTGTGGATGAAATGACAGAGATGAGAGTTTCTAAATACTCTACAATCGCCCTTGGTATCGTAGCGATTATCTTAGGCATTGCGTTTGAAAAGCAGAACATTGCGTTCATGGTAGGTCTTGCATTTGCGATTGCAGCAAGTGCTAACTTCCCAATTCTCTTCCTCTCAATGTTTTGGAGAAAGCTTACAACAAGAGGTGCTGTGTATGGCGGTAGTTTAGGACTGTTTACAGCGATTGTGTTGGTAATTCTCAGTAAAGCGGTTTGGGTGGATGTTTTAGGCAATAAAACAGCGATCTACGCTTATGGAAACCCAGCACTTTTCTCAATGACAGTTGCTTTCTTTGGTATTTGGATTATCTCTTTGATGGATAACAGTGAAAGTGCCGCTAAAGAGATCGCAGCGTTTGATCATCAGTACATCAGAAGTCAAACAGGTATTGGAGCAGAGGGCTCTTCAAGTCACTAA
- a CDS encoding DUF485 domain-containing protein — MSQNIYDRVQANPKFAELVKKRSSFAWKLAIVMLVVYYSFILVIAFSPTTFAIKLGEGVTTVGIPVGLGVIIIAFVLTGIYTQRANGEFDELTRQIKEEARSEK; from the coding sequence ATGAGTCAGAACATCTACGACAGAGTACAGGCCAACCCAAAATTCGCCGAACTCGTAAAAAAAAGAAGTAGTTTTGCATGGAAACTAGCGATCGTTATGCTGGTTGTGTACTACTCTTTCATCCTTGTAATTGCTTTTTCTCCTACGACCTTTGCAATTAAGCTTGGAGAAGGCGTTACGACCGTTGGTATCCCTGTGGGACTTGGTGTCATTATTATTGCGTTTGTGCTTACGGGTATATATACTCAAAGAGCAAACGGCGAATTTGATGAGCTAACCCGTCAAATCAAAGAAGAAGCAAGGAGCGAAAAATGA